A DNA window from Brassica napus cultivar Da-Ae chromosome C1, Da-Ae, whole genome shotgun sequence contains the following coding sequences:
- the LOC106371979 gene encoding deSI-like protein At4g17486, protein MMFCRNVSVRRKKKKNPGSVPVYLNVYDLTPMNVYGYWLGIGIYHSGLEVHGVEYGYGAHEHSSTGIFKVEPKKCPGFTFRKSILVGETEMKAKEVGSFMEELADEYQGSKYHLITRNCNHFCNDVCLKLTQKSIPSWVNRLARLGFLCNCVLPASLNEMKVKQVGTDGKLLEVGESKKNKKKKKKKKARSRSGPLASSSSDARVDNNKPSHARSISTGNPPCSASFCPLK, encoded by the exons ATGATGTTTTGCAGAAACGTCTCCGTgagacggaagaagaagaagaatcctgGATCGGTGCCTGTTTATCTCAATGTTTACGATCTCACCCCTATGAATGTTTACGGTTATTGGCTCGGAATCGGAATCTATCACTCTGGTCTTGAAG TTCATGGTGTTGAATATGGATATGGGGCACACGAGCATTCAAGTACTGGGATCTTCAAAGTGGAGCCAAAGAAGTGTCCTGGTTTCACATTCAGGAAATCGATCCTGGTGGGTGAGACGGAGATGAAGGCGAAAGAAGTTGGAAGCTTTATGGAGGAACTAGCAGATGAGTACCAGGGGAGCAAGTACCACCTCATCACAAGGAACTGTAATCATTTCTGTAACGATGTTTGTTTAAAACTAACTCAAAAGTCAATCCCTAGTTGGGTCAACCGTCTTGCTCGCTTAG GTTTCCTCTGCAATTGTGTGTTACCGGCTAGCTTGAACGAGATGAAAGTGAAGCAGGTAGGTACAGACGGGAAGCTCTTGGAGGTAGGAGAaagtaaaaagaataaaaagaagaagaagaaaaagaaggcgAGAAGCAGATCGGGTCctttagcttcttcttcatctgatgCACGGGTAGATAATAATAAGCCTTCACATGCAAGATCAATATCAACCGGTAATCCTCCTTGTTCTGCTTCTTTTTGTCCTTTGAAGTAA
- the LOC106371888 gene encoding aspartate aminotransferase, chloroplastic, producing MTIIAPLKTKLDKTSDISFCLDKSLYLLTQSRSDRFRNCAVPTKLSLVIDSMASSMLSLGSTSLLPREINKDKLKLGTSGSNPFLKAKCFSRVTMSVAVKPSRFEGITMAPPDPILGVSEAFKADTNELKLNLGVGAYRTEELQPYVLNVVKKAENLMLERGDNKEYLPIEGLAAFNKATAELLFGAGHPVIKEQKVATIQGLSGTGSLRLAAALIERYFPGAKVLISAPTWGNHKNIFNDAKVPWSEYRYYDPKTIGLDFEGMIADIKEAPEGSFILLHGCAHNPTGIDPTPEQWVKIADVIQEKNHIPFFDVAYQGFASGSLDEDAASVRLFAERGMEFFVAQSYSKNLGLYAERIGAINVVCSSADAATRVKSQLKRIARPMYSNPPVHGARIVANVVGDAAMFNEWKAEMEMMAGRIKTVRQQLYDSLVSKDKSGKDWSFILKQIGMFSFTGLNKAQSDNMTDKWHVYMTKDGRISLAGLSMAKCEYLADAIIDSYHNALLYWETPIEL from the exons ATGACCATTATAGCCCCTCTCAAGACAAAGCTTGATAAAACTTCGGACATATCGTTTTGTCTTGATAAATCATTGTACTTGCTTACACAATCTCGATCTGATCGTTTTCGAAACTGCGCGGTTCCGACGAAGCTCAG CTTAGTGATTGATTCCATGGCTTCTTCAATGCTGTCTCTCGGTTCTACGTCTCTGTTACCTCGCGAGATTAACAAG GATAAGCTAAAGCTTGGAACTTCCGGTTCCAACCCCTTCCTGAAAGCAAAG TGTTTTAGTCGGGTGACCATGTCGGTTGCAGTGAAGCCTTCTCGCTTTGAGGGTATCACCATGGCTCCACCAGACCCTATTCTTGGCGTCAGCGAAGCTTTCAAAGCTGACACTAACGAGCTTAAACTCAATCTCGGCGTTGGTGCTTATCGAACTGAAGAACTCCAGCCTTATGTCCTTAATGTTGTTAAAAAG GCGGAGAACCTGATGTTGGAGAGAGGAGATAATAAAGAG tATCTCCCAATCGAAGGGTTGGCTGCATTCAACAAGGCCACTGCTGAGCTGCTGTTTGGAGCTGGTCATCCTGTTATTAAAGAACAAAAA GTGGCAACAATTCAAGGTCTTTCCGGAACAGGTTCACTGAGACTAGCAGCGGCTCTTATCGAGCGTTATTTTCCTGGAGCTAAAGTTCTTATATCTGCACCAACATGGG GTAACCACAAGAACATCTTCAACGACGCCAAAGTTCCCTGGTCTGAATACCGCTACTATGACCCCAAAACAATCGGTTTGGATTTTGAAGGGATGATAGCAGATATTaag GAAGCTCCAGAAGGATCGTTCATACTGCTACACGGCTGCGCTCACAACCCAACCGGAATCGACCCAACGCCAGAGCAGTGGGTGAAAATTGCTGACGTCATTCAAGAAAAGAACCACATCCCCTTTTTCGACGTTGCATACCAGGGCTTTGCTAGCGGAAGCCTTGACGAAGACGCAGCTTCCGTGAGACTATTTGCTGAGCGTGGGATGGAGTTTTTCGTCGCTCAGTCGTATAGTAAAAACTTGGGCCTTTATGCTGAAAGGATTGGTGCTATCAACGTCGTCTGCTCATCAGCCGATGCTGCTACGAG GGTGAAGAGCCAGTTGAAAAGGATAGCTCGGCCTATGTACTCGAACCCACCGGTTCACGGTGCGAGGATCGTGGCTAACGTCGTGGGAGATGCAGCTATGTTCAACGAGTGGAAAGCAGAGATGGAAATGATGGCGGGGAGGATTAAGACGGTGAGACAGCAGCTGTACGACAGCCTCGTTTCGAAGGATAAGAGCGGTAAGGACTGGTCGTTTATTCTGAAGCAGATTGGCATGTTCTCATTCACAGGTCTCAATAAGGCTCAG AGTGATAACATGACGGACAAGTGGCATGTGTACATGACTAAAGACGGGAGGATATCGTTGGCTGGATTGTCTATGGCAAAATGCGAGTACCTCGCTGATGCCATCATCGACTCGTACCATAAC GCATTGTTGTATTGGGAGACTCCCATCGAGTTATAG
- the LOC125580576 gene encoding 60S ribosomal protein L39-1 has translation MPSHKSFMIKKKLAKKMRQNRPIPHWIRLRTDNTIRYNAKRRHWRRTKLGF, from the exons ATG CCGTCCCACAAGTCGTTTATGATAAAGAAGAAGCTGGCCAAAAAGATGAGGCAAAACAGGCCTATCCCTCACTGGATTCGTCTTCGTACCGACAACACTATCag GTACAATGCCAAGCGCAGGCACTGGCGCAGAACCAAGCTCGGATTCTAA
- the LOC125580575 gene encoding probable receptor-like protein kinase At1g80640 produces the protein MRKILPLLLKVLVIQFLCSVYACTASHPPASQPSLSPVYTSMASFSPGIQMGSRGQEHNKLLIALIISSSSLGLIVFCCLCFWAVYRSKQFPKPTKNSESGISLPKKGFMQSFDYKTLEKATGGFKDSNLIGRGGFGFVYKACLDNHTLAAVKKIENVSQEAKREFQNEVDLLSKIHHPNIISLLGHTSEISSSFIVYELMEKGSLEAQLHGPSRGSALTWHMRMKIALDTARGVEYLHERCRPPVIHRDIKSSNILLDSSFNAKISDFGLAVTNGMHGKNNIKLSGTLGYVAPEYLLDGKLTDKSDVYSFGVVLLELLLGRRPVEKLSSVQCQSLVTWAMPQLTDRSKLPKIVDPVIKDTMDHKHLYQVAAVAVLCVQPEPSYRPLITDVLHSLVPLVPVELGGTLRLTSSSS, from the exons ATGAGAAAGATTCTTCCTCTACTCCTTAAGGTCTTGGTTATTCAGTTCCTCTGTAGTGTCTATGCTTGTACAGCATCCCATCCACCTGCTTCACAGCCTTCACTTTCTCCCGTCTACACTTCCATGGCTTCCTTCTCTCCAG GAATCCAAATGGGTAGTAGAGGCCAAGAACACAATAAACTTTTAATAGCTCTTATAATCAGCTCCTCGTCTCTAGGACTAAtagttttttgttgtttatgCTTTTGGGCTGTTTATCGGTCTAAGCAATTTCCCAAACCGACCAAGAATTCAG AGAGTGGGATTTCATTACCCAAGAAGGGTTTTATGCAGTCCTTCGATTACAAGACACTAGAGAAAGCAACAGGCGGTTTCAAAGACAGTAATCTTATAGGACGAGGCGGGTTCGGATTTGTTTACAAAGCCTGCTTAGACAATCACACTCTAGCCGCGGTTAAAAAGATCGAAAACGTTAGCCAAGAAGCAAAACGGGAGTTTCAG AACGAAGTTGATCTATTGAGCAAGATTCACCATCCCAACATCATCTCACTTCTGGGACATACAAGTGAAATCAGCTCGAGCTTCATCGTTTACGAGCTGATGGAAAAGGGATCTTTGGAGGCACAGTTACACG GACCTTCTCGTGGATCGGCTTTAACATGGCACATGCGGATGAAGATTGCTCTTGATACAGCAAG AGGTGTAGAGTATCTACATGAGCGTTGTCGCCCTCCGGTTATTCACAGAGATATAAAATCTTCAAATATTCTCCTTGATTCTTCCTTCAACGCCAAG ATATCTGATTTTGGACTTGCGGTAACGAACGGGATGCACGGCAAGAACAACATTAAACTATCTGGGACACTTGGTTATGTTGCTCCAGAATATCTCCTAGATG GTAAATTAACGGATAAAAGTGATGTTTACTCATTCGGAGTGGTTCTACTTGAACTGTTGCTGGGAAGGCGACCGGTTGAGAAGTTGAGTTCGGTTCAGTGCCAATCTCTGGTCACTTGG GCAATGCCACAACTTACGGATAGATCAAAGCTTCCTAAAATAGTGGATCCAGTTATCAAAGATACAATGGATCATAAGCATCTATACCAG GTAGCAGCCGTGGCAGTGCTTTGTGTACAGCCAGAACCAAGTTATAGACCGTTGATAACCGATGTTCTTCACTCACTTGTTCCACTGGTTCCGGTAGAGCTAGGAGGAACACTCCGGTTAACATCATCATCGTCCTAA